In one Lachnospiraceae bacterium GAM79 genomic region, the following are encoded:
- the aroA gene encoding 3-phosphoshikimate 1-carboxyvinyltransferase produces the protein MIFSRRTGLKGTLTIPGDKSISHRSIMLGSLADGITEVHGFLNGADCISSMNCFREMGVTIDHNGDTVIIHGKGLHGLQAPKETLDVGNSGTTTRLMSGILAAQNFKSRVIGDASICRRPMKRIMTPLSLMGADIVSENGNDCAPLLITGKPLHGIHYDSPVASAQVKSCILLAGLYADGETSVTEPYVSRNHTELMFDAFGVDIKTSGTTAIVKPADKLYGQKIMIPGDISSAAYFIAAGLITPDSCITIKNVGINNTRDGILEVVKMMGGTITYDRLDQPGEPSADITVQTSDLKGCVIQGSLIPKLIDEIPIIAIMACFAKGQTVIKDAQELKVKESNRIDVMVRNLSAMGADITATDDGMIIHGGKPLHGAVIDSHLDHRIAMSFAIAGLNADGDTEILGSDCVNISYPTFYQDLAGLR, from the coding sequence ATGATATTTTCCAGAAGAACAGGATTAAAAGGAACCCTTACGATCCCCGGAGATAAATCCATCTCCCACCGTTCGATCATGCTTGGATCACTGGCAGATGGTATAACCGAAGTACATGGATTCTTAAACGGTGCAGACTGCATTTCTTCTATGAACTGTTTCCGCGAAATGGGTGTAACGATCGACCACAATGGGGATACCGTTATCATTCACGGTAAAGGGCTTCATGGTTTGCAGGCTCCGAAAGAAACACTCGATGTCGGTAACAGCGGAACAACTACCAGACTGATGTCCGGAATTCTTGCGGCACAGAATTTCAAGAGCCGCGTGATCGGTGATGCATCGATCTGCCGCCGCCCAATGAAACGGATCATGACCCCGCTCTCTCTGATGGGCGCTGATATCGTGAGCGAAAACGGAAACGACTGTGCGCCGCTTCTGATCACCGGAAAGCCATTACACGGCATCCACTACGATTCACCGGTTGCTTCGGCACAAGTCAAATCTTGTATTCTTCTTGCCGGTCTGTATGCCGACGGCGAAACCAGTGTAACCGAACCATATGTATCCAGAAATCATACGGAGCTGATGTTTGATGCTTTCGGTGTCGATATCAAGACCTCCGGCACAACCGCAATTGTAAAACCTGCGGATAAATTATACGGTCAGAAGATCATGATCCCGGGAGACATCTCCTCGGCGGCTTACTTTATCGCAGCCGGACTTATCACACCGGATTCCTGTATCACGATCAAGAATGTGGGTATCAACAATACCCGCGACGGAATATTAGAGGTTGTAAAAATGATGGGAGGTACGATCACCTACGACCGGCTGGATCAGCCTGGTGAACCTTCTGCCGATATCACTGTACAAACATCAGATTTAAAAGGTTGTGTGATCCAAGGCTCTCTGATTCCGAAGTTGATCGACGAGATTCCGATCATTGCCATCATGGCATGCTTCGCAAAAGGCCAGACCGTTATCAAAGATGCACAGGAACTGAAGGTGAAGGAATCAAACCGGATCGATGTTATGGTGAGAAATCTTTCCGCTATGGGCGCAGATATTACTGCTACCGATGATGGCATGATCATCCATGGCGGCAAGCCGCTTCACGGCGCTGTCATCGACAGCCATCTCGATCACCGGATCGCCATGAGCTTTGCCATTGCCGGACTTAACGCCGACGGCGACACAGAGATCCTTGGCAGCGACTGCGTAAATATCTCCTACCCGACCTTCTATCAGGATCTCGCCGGGCTGAGATAA
- the queA gene encoding tRNA preQ1(34) S-adenosylmethionine ribosyltransferase-isomerase QueA, which produces MQLSDFYYDLPQELIAQDPLLKRDNSRLMVLDREEGTIEHKHFYDVISYLKEGDCLVINDTKVIPARLIGEKEGTGAAIEVLLLKRLDDCTWETLVKPGKKARVGARIIFGGGKLVGEVIDIVEEGNRIVRFEYEGIFEEILDELGQMPLPPYITHKLEDKNRYQTVYAEHEGSAAAPTAGLHFTKELLEEIKAKGIKIAHVTLHVGLGTFRPVKEDNILDHHMHSEFYVIDEKAAETINETKKNGGRIIAVGTTSTRTLETVADENGMLRACSGWTDIFIYPGYKFKAIDGLITNFHLPESTLLMLVSALYSREKILEAYKVAVEERYRFFSFGDAMLIL; this is translated from the coding sequence ATGCAGTTATCAGATTTTTACTATGATCTGCCTCAGGAGTTGATCGCACAGGACCCACTCTTAAAGCGTGATAATTCGAGATTAATGGTTTTAGATAGAGAAGAAGGAACCATCGAACATAAACATTTTTATGATGTAATATCATATCTGAAAGAAGGCGACTGTCTGGTTATTAATGATACAAAGGTGATTCCTGCCAGACTGATCGGTGAAAAAGAAGGAACAGGAGCGGCTATTGAGGTGCTGTTATTGAAGCGTTTGGATGATTGTACATGGGAGACGCTTGTAAAGCCGGGAAAGAAAGCCAGAGTCGGTGCAAGGATCATCTTTGGTGGCGGCAAACTGGTTGGTGAAGTCATCGATATCGTGGAAGAGGGAAATCGTATTGTTCGTTTTGAATACGAGGGAATCTTTGAGGAGATCTTAGATGAACTCGGACAAATGCCACTCCCACCATATATCACACATAAATTGGAAGACAAGAACCGTTATCAGACTGTCTATGCAGAGCATGAAGGTTCTGCTGCAGCGCCAACAGCCGGACTTCATTTTACAAAGGAGCTTTTAGAGGAGATCAAGGCAAAAGGCATCAAGATCGCACATGTAACGCTTCATGTCGGACTTGGAACATTCCGTCCGGTAAAAGAGGACAACATTCTGGATCATCATATGCATTCGGAATTCTATGTGATCGATGAGAAAGCAGCAGAGACGATCAATGAGACAAAGAAAAATGGCGGTCGAATCATTGCAGTCGGAACGACCAGTACGAGAACGCTGGAAACAGTAGCCGATGAGAATGGTATGCTTCGTGCCTGTAGTGGCTGGACAGATATCTTCATCTATCCGGGCTATAAGTTCAAAGCCATCGATGGACTGATCACGAACTTCCATCTGCCGGAATCCACGTTGTTGATGCTGGTATCAGCACTTTACAGCCGTGAGAAGATTCTTGAAGCCTACAAGGTAGCAGTGGAAGAACGCTATCGTTTCTTCTCCTTCGGCGATGCCATGTTGATTCTGTAA